In one Thermodesulfovibrionales bacterium genomic region, the following are encoded:
- a CDS encoding sigma-54 dependent transcriptional regulator encodes MNERILIVEDEETLCESLKRVLSREGYVVETVSSAESAIQVFDERFYDLIITDIILPGITGIELLKKIKEKLPGQTVVIMTAYASLETAVEALRSGAYDYIVKPVMHEEVKQVVRNALTQGALLEENVRLKKLMEKEYDPDRIIGEGPEIERILGEVKGAAKSGGTVLLLGEIGTGKELLARMIHGNSSRADKPFISIDRNVLLEEYINVISRLFGHVKGAFPDATTSRKGLFEEANGGTVFFREALDIDAGLQSKLVRVLEDREITPVGGKEAFKIDIQFIFATNGDIESAVSERKFRADLLGKIGAVSIKIPPLRERRDDIRPFVCHFIERYSCELGKTVRDIDGEALEVLQRYPWPGNVRELRNVIERAILTTEGRVIKAGDLLLFSR; translated from the coding sequence ATGAATGAGCGGATACTCATCGTCGAAGATGAGGAGACCCTCTGTGAATCGCTGAAAAGAGTGCTCTCGAGGGAAGGATACGTTGTCGAGACCGTCAGCAGCGCTGAATCCGCAATCCAAGTATTTGATGAAAGATTTTATGACCTCATCATTACCGATATCATTCTCCCGGGGATCACGGGAATTGAACTGCTGAAGAAGATAAAGGAAAAGCTTCCCGGACAGACCGTTGTCATTATGACGGCATATGCCTCTCTTGAGACCGCTGTCGAGGCCCTCAGGAGCGGGGCTTACGACTATATCGTGAAACCCGTTATGCATGAAGAGGTAAAGCAGGTCGTGAGGAATGCCCTTACGCAGGGGGCCCTTCTGGAGGAGAATGTCCGCCTCAAGAAACTCATGGAAAAGGAGTATGACCCCGACAGGATAATCGGCGAAGGTCCGGAGATAGAGAGGATACTGGGCGAGGTCAAAGGCGCTGCAAAAAGTGGCGGTACGGTACTCCTGCTCGGGGAGATCGGCACAGGGAAAGAACTCCTCGCGAGGATGATACATGGGAATAGCAGCAGGGCAGACAAACCGTTTATCTCCATAGACCGTAATGTCCTTCTCGAAGAATACATAAATGTGATATCGAGGCTTTTCGGGCACGTAAAGGGCGCCTTCCCGGATGCTACGACTTCCAGGAAGGGACTTTTCGAAGAGGCAAACGGAGGAACTGTCTTCTTCAGAGAAGCGCTCGACATTGATGCCGGACTCCAATCGAAACTCGTTCGGGTCCTGGAAGATCGGGAGATAACACCGGTAGGCGGAAAGGAGGCTTTCAAAATTGATATTCAGTTCATCTTCGCTACAAACGGAGACATTGAGTCAGCGGTTTCGGAACGAAAGTTCAGAGCCGACCTCCTTGGGAAGATAGGCGCAGTCTCGATAAAGATTCCTCCTCTCCGGGAACGACGGGATGACATAAGGCCTTTCGTCTGTCATTTTATCGAGAGATACTCGTGTGAATTAGGGAAGACCGTAAGAGACATAGACGGTGAGGCTTTGGAAGTTCTTCAGAGATATCCCTGGCCGGGCAATGTCAGGGAGCTCCGGAACGTTATTGAGCGTGCAATTCTCACAACAGAAGGCCGTGTCATTAAGGCGGGGGATCTTTTGCTTTTTTCCCGTTAA